A genome region from Larimichthys crocea isolate SSNF unplaced genomic scaffold, L_crocea_2.0 scaffold451, whole genome shotgun sequence includes the following:
- the LOC109140709 gene encoding C-X-C chemokine receptor type 3 isoform X1: MPMVFGIQLLQCVLQLMFISRPIFQSCICLERYLAVVHPTVFLRFKPLRYRLACCMVEWLLMLLYCIIPTFTLSVIHVLYLLVSMSLFFLVLMLYCSVHVLCVLKQPGPGDGSRGHESRNGLKRKAFTIIVITLVFTSISHVLRVFILSPTLLFASQQVVHLSQPVHQHRQRVHHPSAVPPQTWKTAMHGALSR; encoded by the exons ATGCCGATGGTCTTCGGGATACAACTGCTGCAGTGTGTCTTACAACTCATGTTCATTTCCCGGCCGATCTTCCAGAGCTGCATCTGCCTGGAGCGCTACCTGGCTGTAGTGCATCCCACAGTTTTCCTCAG GTTCAAACCTCTCCGGTACAGGTTAGCCTGCTGTATGGTGGAAtggctgctgatgctgctgtacTGCATCATACCTACCTTCACACTCTCAGTCATACACGTATTGTACCTGCTGGTCTCCATGTCCCTGTTCTTCCTGGTGCTCATGTTATACTGCAGTGTCCACGTTCTCTGCGTGCTGAAGCAGCCGGGGCCTGGTGACGGGAGCAGAGGCCACGAGAGCCGGAATGGCCTGAAGAGAAAGGCCTTCACGATCATCGTGATCACCCTGGTGTTCACCAGCATCAGCCACGTCCTCCGAGTCTTCATCCTCAGCCCAACACTGTTGTTTGCATCACAGCAGGTTGTTCACCTTAGTCAGCCTGTCCATCAGCATCGTCAGCGGGTTCATCACCCCTCTGCTGTACCTCCTCAGACCTGGAAAACTGCCATGCATGGAGCTCTGAGTCGCTGA
- the LOC109140709 gene encoding uncharacterized protein LOC109140709 isoform X2 yields MPMVFGIQLLQCVLQLMFISRPIFQSCICLERYLAVVHPTVFLRFKPLRYSVHVLCVLKQPGPGDGSRGHESRNGLKRKAFTIIVITLVFTSISHVLRVFILSPTLLFASQQVVHLSQPVHQHRQRVHHPSAVPPQTWKTAMHGALSR; encoded by the exons ATGCCGATGGTCTTCGGGATACAACTGCTGCAGTGTGTCTTACAACTCATGTTCATTTCCCGGCCGATCTTCCAGAGCTGCATCTGCCTGGAGCGCTACCTGGCTGTAGTGCATCCCACAGTTTTCCTCAG GTTCAAACCTCTCCGGTACAG TGTCCACGTTCTCTGCGTGCTGAAGCAGCCGGGGCCTGGTGACGGGAGCAGAGGCCACGAGAGCCGGAATGGCCTGAAGAGAAAGGCCTTCACGATCATCGTGATCACCCTGGTGTTCACCAGCATCAGCCACGTCCTCCGAGTCTTCATCCTCAGCCCAACACTGTTGTTTGCATCACAGCAGGTTGTTCACCTTAGTCAGCCTGTCCATCAGCATCGTCAGCGGGTTCATCACCCCTCTGCTGTACCTCCTCAGACCTGGAAAACTGCCATGCATGGAGCTCTGAGTCGCTGA